The DNA sequence ATAACGGGCACCTCTGCCCCCTCAAATACCTCAAGGGCCTGGTGTGACATCTTATCCTCAGTTATTATTGCCCTTGGCCCCAGATCAAGGAGTATTCTTGCGGTCTGTGAACCACCCCCTTCCGAGCTCCTGAGAAGCAGCACGTCTCCAGTCTTTATTTTCCATCTGGAGCAAGCCCTCCGTATTCCATCCCTTGTGAATGTTTCTATGATCTTGATGGGTGTGGTGTCACCAGAGGACTCCATGTCCCTTATCTGGAGGAGGGAGTCGAGGTCCCTTTCAAGTGCCTCCCTGCGGGATTTTTCATCTGCGTATTTCTTCTGAAGCTTCTCTATAACCTTCAATTTGTGGGAAAGTTCTCTGTTTAAAAGCAGATCCTTTGAATACTCATACTGGATCCTTTCAAGTTTTTTCTCGAGCCTTGACTTCTCATCCTCCAGTTCCCTTATCTTCCCCAGGAGGGACTTCCTCTCTCTCTTCAACCTTTCAATGGTTGATCCCTGGTTTCTTAGCCTTGACCGCTGGGCCCTGATGATCCTCCTGAGCTTCTCAACATCATATCTGTCGCCATGAGACTCCTTTTCTGAAATTTCCATGGTTTCAGATTCTTCTTCTCCTTTCACTGACCGTATTGCCTCTGCGATGGGTTTTCCCATTATCACAAGGCCCTTGACCCTCAGGGTATCAGAGGGACTCATACCCGTTTCGCTGGTCTTTCTTTCTATCTGCTTCAGCTTCATTTCATAATGCCTGTAGGCCTTCACGGCAGCTGCCCAGGGCGTCCCTTTCGTGTGAGTTTTCAGGTGTGAGATCTGTTTCCCTCAGGAACTCTGATACCAGTTCATTCTTGAAGGATATGGTCATGACCCTTTCAGGTGTGTAGAGCCTTGCATTGAGCATTGAAGCTATCCTCTTCACTGCGCTGGGGGCCGGATGGACGTCCGATGCTACTATAACAGGTTTTCCGTGTTCGATTATCCTTTCAATTATATCGGACCTTGCCGCCTCCTTCATGCTTCCAAGGTGGAGGAGTCTCCCCTCAAGGTCAACCAGGGCAAGGCCGACTGTGTGACCGGGGTCAATACCTGCTATCGTGAGGGGCTTTATCTCCACACCTTGCTTTCTCTTCTTATGCAGATTATGATCCTCCAGAACTGTATCCATCAGTATAACTGTATATTTAATAAATTACTTACAGTTTTTGATGAATTCAGGGTATGAACCATGCCCTGGATGACACCGGTACAACGAGCTACTCCACTGGGACCTCATGGGAACGCTGACCACTCCGGGCTGATGACAGGGATGTAAAGGAGCCACTTCCACAGGGACGAACACACCGGGGTAATGGAGCATGAACACCTGGATCCGGAGAATATGTTGCCACAGTGGCAGACCTGCGAGGGCTGCTTCTTAATCAGTCAAGCTCATGTTCCTGCAGATCCCTCAGGTGATCACTCATAGCTCTCCTTACCATGCTCATCTCCCGATATACCTTGAATTCCTCTTCAAGCAGGGATATGAACCGTTTAAACGCATATTCATCATGTCTGAGTTTTATCTTAACCCCATATTTGAGATCCATGAGGATGAGGTTCTCGGGGGGCATGGGCTCCAGAAACACCCTCCGGTCAGTATCCAGGAGCCCGGCCATGTCATCAGGAGCAAGCTCCCCTTCAGATACCATTAAGAGAGCCCTGACCATCTTACGGACCATCTGCCAGAGGAAACTCTCACCGTAGACATCGATAATGATGGAATCACCGACCTCGGATATCCTGACATCATTTATCCTTCTTACAGGGTCCCTGTCGCTCCTCCTTGAGAAGTTGCTGAAGTCATGGGTACCCCTGAAGTGGGCTGCTGCTTCGGCCATTGAATATGTATCCATGGACTCCTCCCGGTGCAGTATGTACCTGTAGTGCCTCTCCAGAGGGTACCTTACCTTGAAGGGGTACATGACCGATGCCCACGCGAGAACCCGTATATCCCTGGGAAGGAGGTCGTTGATCTGGTTCACATGAATATCCTCCTCTGTGAAAAAGCTCACAAAATTTCCCAGTGCATGGACGCCCCTGTCGGTTCTGCCGGCTATCTGGAATCGTGCCCTTTTTGGATCCTCAATGATACCTGCCCCCTCCAGGGCCTCCAGGAGTTTTCCCTCAACCGTTGGGACGTCTGGCTGTCTCTGGAATCCATGATAATTTGTACCTATGTATGCAACCTTCAGAGCTATCTTCCTCATAGGATCACCTGGTGTGGAGATAAGAGAAACCTGTAGTTAGAAGAAGTAATATAATTTCTCAGATGTTGAGTTATCCCGGTGAGCTTCAAGGTTGCCGGGTAATCCTTTATTTAGTGGGTCATCACTTATATCTTATACCCACCACCATATCTATGTGTGGGTGTCCTGAGGAAGGTGCATATATGCGCAGACTGTGGGGTTATATCAGTATTATAACTGCAACGATTTTCTTTGGTATCTCTGCAACACTTGATAAGATAATGCTCTCCAGCATGCATCCTGTGACCATCGGGGCCTACACCTACATAATTGCCGGAATCTTCCTCTTCTTCATAAGGGAAACCCCCCTTCGGGAGCATGTCCTTAACGCCATAAACAGAAAAGGTGAAAGCGAAGCCAGGATAAAAAGGAATGATTACCTGATTCTTCTTCTTACAGCACTCCTGAGTACTGTGATAGCACCTCTCCTCTTCCTCACAGGACTGGGGGATACCACAGCGGTTAACGCATCACTCATACTGAACGTTGAGGTTCTCTTCATTATTTTACTGGGCTACCTAATTTTCAGGGAGACCCTTCAGCTGAAGGATTTCCTGGGGATAGTCCTCATCATACTGGGTGCTGTGTACCTCTTAACTGAGGGTGATTTCAGTACCATTCTACGGAACGTTGCTGTTACCGGAAATTTCCTTGTGATGGCGGCAGCGTTCTTCTGGAGCCTTGACACCGTCCTGAGCAAGTTTTTAAGCAGAAAAAGGGACCTTATATTTATATCTGGGGTTAAAAGCTCTGTTGGGGGCTTTGTGCTCCTTATAATCATGCTTATTCTTGGTATAAACACTGAACTTCCCCTTGAAATGCTCCCCTATGCACTCGGGGTTTCAGTCTTCAGCATTGGCTGCTCCTTCATACTCATCTACATCGCAATAAGGGAGATAGGTGCTTCCATGGTCGGAGCCCTTTTTCCATTATCATCTCTTTTCGGGGCAATATTCGCATTTATAATCCTCAGAGAGCCATTCTCGATCATGCAGGGAATTTCAGGGATTGTGATGCTTACAGGGGTCTTCATACTCTACTGGAACGGTAAGTAAGCTTATGTCCTGGAAAACTGAAATGTAATAAAGATCAGTGCCCCCTGAAAAAAGTGAAGAGAAATGAATCTGATCTCTATATCCTGGCTCTCACATCAAACTGACAGAAGGAGTAACCATTGGTCCAGCAGCGTCTCTCATATGCATCTGCATCACAGCCAAGTATCTCAGAGAGGGCACCAGCAATTATACCTGCCTCAAAGAAGCATATTGGGTGTCCTATATTTGGAAGACCGGCACATTCAATGCACTCATAGACCCTCACATCCATCCTGATGTATTTATCATCCTCCCATTCAGAGGCAACATCAAGAATGCCCAGTTTCTGGTCAAGCATGAACTCTGCAAGTGAGTGGATGTCATCAGCCAGACCCTCAGATATGAGGGCCTTTCCGAGATTAAGGCCTCCGATGTAGGAAACACCGGCTGCTGAACCTGAAATTATATCTGGAATGTTGAAGTGTCCCATGCGGAAGCTTGCAACGTAAGTCCCATCATCTTCAAATCGGGAGAAGAACATTCTCTCCGGCCTAAAAATATCTTTAAGTTCTATATTATCCTTAATAGGCTCTCTGGGACCGATTCCAGTTCTTTCACTCATTATCTCATCGTCTGTGGTTCTCCGGTATTCCTCAATGATGGCCCCGATATTCTCCATTGCACACCACCTTCACCTTCCATTTATATCCATGGATACTTAAATATCTTAAAGGAGGGGAAGGAAATTTTAAATATCTTCATCAGGAAAACCCCAAACAGGAGATTACTGACAGCAGTGATAAAATGAGCTTTTGGAAGGACAGAATGCTTATAATACCGGCCGTGGATATAAAGGATGGAAAATGTGTTCAGCTTGTTCAGGGAAAACCCGGTACGGAGCAGGTCGTGCTTGATGATCCTGCCGGAGTTGCTGGAAGGTGGGAATCCCTGGGGGCTGAAACAATCCATGTTGTGGACCTTGATGGGGCCCTTGGTCTTGAGAAGAATACAGGTATACTGAAGGAGATCACAGAGAGAGTTTCAGTGCCCCTCCAGATAGGTGGAGGTATAAGGAGTAGAGAATATGCAGGGAAACTCCTTGATATGGGCTTTGAGAGGGTTATACTGGGCACCATGGCCATAGAAAATCCGGCCATCGTTGAGGAACTTGCAGGTGAATACGGATCGGAACGCATAATGGTCTCACTTGATAGCAGGGACTCACGGGTTGTTATAAGGGGATGGACAGAGAAGGTCCCCTTCACAGCAGAGGAGATGGCCAGGAAATTCCAGGAGAGGGGAGCTGGTAGCATACTCTTTACCAACGTGGACTTCGAGGGTCTTCTCTCAGGATTTGACCTGAAACCCGTGAGTGAACTTGTGGAGGCAGTTGAGATACCTGTAATCTACTCCGGGGGTGTTAGCAGCCTAAATGACCTGAGGATGCTGCAGGGGACCGGTGTAATGGGGGTCGTTATAGGATCAGCCATCTACAGGGGCCTCATAGACCTCACCGAGGCCCTCAAATATCAGGACCTTAAATGAACACCTTCAGCAGGATGATAAAATGAAGACAGTTATGGCAACAGGCACCTTTGACATAATACACCCCGGACATGGGTTCTTCCTTGAGGAGGCCAGGAAACTTGGTGGGGAGGACGCCAGGCTGGTGGTTGTCCTTGCAAGGGACTCCACAGTCAGGGCCCGCAAGAGAACCCCCATAGTCGGTGAGAAACAGAGGCTTGAGGTTGTCAGGATGCTGAAGCCTGTTGATGAGGCCTACCTTGGCAGTGAGACCGATATGTTTGAGATAGTGCACCGTATAAAACCTGACATCATCGCCATTGGCCCCGATCAGAAGTTTGATGTTGATGAGCTGCGTGATGAGCTCAGGAGGAGGGGCCTTGGATGTGAGGTCAGGAGGATAGAGAAGTACAGGGACGCTGAACTTGACAGCACCTGCAAGATAATTAAAAGGATCCGCAGCATGGAATTCGATGAGGACTCACTTAAAAACTGTTGATGGTGAAGCAGAGATAGTGCCTCGATTTTTAAGCTGCAAAATAAAAAAAATAAGTTATTTTTGAAGATCAGAATGGTAGCTCTGCGTAAACGCCCTTTATAAATGCACTGGACCTGTCCCAGTTATTCACTGTTCCCAGGGCATTTGAGAAACTTGTTGCATCGGCGTCATACCATCTTCCATTGACGTACAGCTGTCCCCAGACGTGTCCATAGGTGTTACCGCTCCTGAATACACAGTTACCATGCATGTACCTTGCGGGTATGCCTGATGCCCTGGCAAGGGCAACAAGAAGGTGTGTATGGTCGCAGCAATTTGCTGATCCACT is a window from the Methanothermobacter thermautotrophicus str. Delta H genome containing:
- the truA gene encoding tRNA pseudouridine(38-40) synthase TruA, giving the protein MRKIALKVAYIGTNYHGFQRQPDVPTVEGKLLEALEGAGIIEDPKRARFQIAGRTDRGVHALGNFVSFFTEEDIHVNQINDLLPRDIRVLAWASVMYPFKVRYPLERHYRYILHREESMDTYSMAEAAAHFRGTHDFSNFSRRSDRDPVRRINDVRISEVGDSIIIDVYGESFLWQMVRKMVRALLMVSEGELAPDDMAGLLDTDRRVFLEPMPPENLILMDLKYGVKIKLRHDEYAFKRFISLLEEEFKVYREMSMVRRAMSDHLRDLQEHELD
- a CDS encoding DMT family transporter, giving the protein MRRLWGYISIITATIFFGISATLDKIMLSSMHPVTIGAYTYIIAGIFLFFIRETPLREHVLNAINRKGESEARIKRNDYLILLLTALLSTVIAPLLFLTGLGDTTAVNASLILNVEVLFIILLGYLIFRETLQLKDFLGIVLIILGAVYLLTEGDFSTILRNVAVTGNFLVMAAAFFWSLDTVLSKFLSRKRDLIFISGVKSSVGGFVLLIIMLILGINTELPLEMLPYALGVSVFSIGCSFILIYIAIREIGASMVGALFPLSSLFGAIFAFIILREPFSIMQGISGIVMLTGVFILYWNGK
- a CDS encoding DUF460 domain-containing protein → MDTVLEDHNLHKKRKQGVEIKPLTIAGIDPGHTVGLALVDLEGRLLHLGSMKEAARSDIIERIIEHGKPVIVASDVHPAPSAVKRIASMLNARLYTPERVMTISFKNELVSEFLRETDLTPENSHERDALGSCREGLQAL
- a CDS encoding V4R domain-containing protein yields the protein MENIGAIIEEYRRTTDDEIMSERTGIGPREPIKDNIELKDIFRPERMFFSRFEDDGTYVASFRMGHFNIPDIISGSAAGVSYIGGLNLGKALISEGLADDIHSLAEFMLDQKLGILDVASEWEDDKYIRMDVRVYECIECAGLPNIGHPICFFEAGIIAGALSEILGCDADAYERRCWTNGYSFCQFDVRARI
- the hisA gene encoding 1-(5-phosphoribosyl)-5-[(5-phosphoribosylamino)methylideneamino]imidazole-4-carboxamide isomerase, whose product is MSFWKDRMLIIPAVDIKDGKCVQLVQGKPGTEQVVLDDPAGVAGRWESLGAETIHVVDLDGALGLEKNTGILKEITERVSVPLQIGGGIRSREYAGKLLDMGFERVILGTMAIENPAIVEELAGEYGSERIMVSLDSRDSRVVIRGWTEKVPFTAEEMARKFQERGAGSILFTNVDFEGLLSGFDLKPVSELVEAVEIPVIYSGGVSSLNDLRMLQGTGVMGVVIGSAIYRGLIDLTEALKYQDLK
- a CDS encoding adenylyltransferase/cytidyltransferase family protein, with the protein product MKTVMATGTFDIIHPGHGFFLEEARKLGGEDARLVVVLARDSTVRARKRTPIVGEKQRLEVVRMLKPVDEAYLGSETDMFEIVHRIKPDIIAIGPDQKFDVDELRDELRRRGLGCEVRRIEKYRDAELDSTCKIIKRIRSMEFDEDSLKNC
- a CDS encoding DUF460 domain-containing protein; its protein translation is MKAYRHYEMKLKQIERKTSETGMSPSDTLRVKGLVIMGKPIAEAIRSVKGEEESETMEISEKESHGDRYDVEKLRRIIRAQRSRLRNQGSTIERLKRERKSLLGKIRELEDEKSRLEKKLERIQYEYSKDLLLNRELSHKLKVIEKLQKKYADEKSRREALERDLDSLLQIRDMESSGDTTPIKIIETFTRDGIRRACSRWKIKTGDVLLLRSSEGGGSQTARILLDLGPRAIITEDKMSHQALEVFEGAEVPVIPVRSLHIGVHGDFGSVKTQDLNREIKKWKHRLNEKRKKEEEEELLKVITEYRAQRRRNHK